The segment AGGAGGGTTTTCCAAAGCTGTTTGAATAACCAAAATTAGATTAGTGAGCTGTAGGATGGCCAGTAGAGGTCCCCTTTAGAAGTCTTCCCGATGGGCATCTGGGTGGTGGGGCTGACCGGGTACGGCAGGAGCACCACTGGTCTCCCTGGAACTtcattctctcctctttccccttcctctccccacccagCATGTCTGGCCACCGAGTGTTACCCCTGTCTGTGACCCACTTCTATAGTGCCACCAAGTATGCCGTCACTGCGCTGACAGAGGGACTGAGGCAAGAGCTTCGGGAGGCCCAGACCCACATCCGAGCCACGGTGAGGCTGTGGCCTAGCCCTGGTGGGCACAGGGTGGCGCAGGccctccccacccacacacaccgTTCAGGAAGCCCATGTTCAGAATGTGCCGCTCAGAGCTCCTGGGAGTGGACTGGGCACAGAACTGGGTGCTGCTGCTCCAGGCATGGCCCTATGCAgcccttcatttcctcatttcactgATCCAGGAGCCAACGACCAGACTTAGACTTTGAGCTGGGAGGGGGCTGACCTGAGGGAAAGCAAGGGACTGTGGGAAACCAGGTGCACAGTGGCTGGAAACCGGGACTCTGGGCTCTTCTCTTGAAGGCCGCATGATCGTGAGCGAGTCACTGAACCTCCCTAAGCCTCGGCCTTCTCACTTGTGAAAAGGAGATGATGAGCTTTTCAGGGACACTTTTTTGTAAAACGTTTACCTGACATATAGGAAAGGCTCTGTAGATGGTAGGTATCATTGTGGTCACTGCCAGTGGCAGCTTCGGAGGGAGGAGGCCGCTGCCGGATATCAGGCAGCCATCACTGTGAAGCTGGGGTTCTGTGGCCTCCATCCTCTCCCCTCGACCTCCCCAAGACCTGGCAAAGCTCAGCCCCTGAGAAGGCCCTCTCTGTTGGCCCAGTGCATCTCTCCAGGTGTGGTGGAGACACAATTCGCCTTCAAACTCCACGACAAGGACCCTGAGAAGGCAGCTGCCACCTATGAGCAAATGAAGGTGGGGCCTCCCTCTGAGCCTGGTGAAGCCACTGACTCCCTAAATGAAGGCAGAGGGAAGCTCGGCCTTCAGACTCCACTCTTCCAGCCTTTGTGGCTCCTCCTGGAGGGTTGGGGTGGATGTGTGGATGCCACAGAGAAGCTCAGTGGTGGGAGGGAATTTGAGTCCATTCTGTCCTTGTCTCAACCCATTCCCCTGGTGCTCTCAGTGTCTCAAACCCGAGGATGTGGCCGAGGCTGTTATCTACGTCCTCAGCACCCCCGCACACATCCAGGTGAGTCTGGCCCTGACTGTCTACTCACTGGAGGAACCCAACCAGCCCCAGAGGAGGGGAGCAGGGAGCCCTGCAGGG is part of the Homo sapiens chromosome 17 genomic scaffold, GRCh38.p14 alternate locus group ALT_REF_LOCI_1 HSCHR17_7_CTG4 genome and harbors:
- the DHRS11 gene encoding dehydrogenase/reductase SDR family member 11 isoform X2, with amino-acid sequence MARPGMERWRDRLALVTGASGGIGAAVARALVQQGLKVVGCARTVGNIEVNVLALSICTREAYQSMKERNVDDGHIININSMSGHRVLPLSVTHFYSATKYAVTALTEGLRQELREAQTHIRATCISPGVVETQFAFKLHDKDPEKAAATYEQMKCLKPEDVAEAVIYVLSTPAHIQIGDIQMRPTEQVT